In the genome of Candidatus Moraniibacteriota bacterium, one region contains:
- a CDS encoding O-antigen ligase family protein, with protein sequence MGNGCYAGAMLKSARQLSWYAFVFLLPWQTVWIVHEVFVRGEKWQYATIGLYLSDAALLTCAAFFVFGAKRGVWRTLARDRLFIAISTLFLWSLLSALWAVDESLAFLSAWRVLLLVLAFVLARYGGFSIRKTISVFLLSMSIQALLALSQWVGQFVALSTLLGMAEHDPSRWGTFVLKTENGRFLRAYGGFEHPNVLGGALAVAALFGGWFSVTAKKVSFRAASLGATALLSFVLVLTFSRSGWMGFFFGTGVLFFGFIRCLKCSLFLSFPRRRESTLYQDSDVPRENFSETRLSTVDIADNFPRKSCFNSSGVLWYLDSRLRGNDGRGWVSSVVIVVLLTFISYSVAFFLVRDIALSRFSEATLVREGSLSDREIFLDQAFRTIREHPILGVGGGNFTAFSMWRFPDVGDFVGAFQPVHVVPILVCAELGLVGFLLFSRILLIWLFSAWKSRNALSLAVFCALLPVLFLDHWLWSGHFGVIFLGFLLGVCVRANADAELEIIPSARSRSFQ encoded by the coding sequence ATGGGTAATGGGTGCTATGCTGGCGCTATGTTGAAATCGGCACGACAACTTTCGTGGTACGCGTTTGTCTTTCTCTTGCCGTGGCAGACGGTGTGGATAGTACACGAAGTGTTTGTGAGGGGTGAGAAATGGCAGTATGCGACGATTGGTCTCTATTTGTCGGATGCGGCGCTTCTGACGTGCGCGGCATTTTTCGTTTTTGGAGCAAAGCGGGGAGTGTGGCGCACTCTTGCGCGCGATCGCCTGTTCATTGCGATAAGCACGCTCTTTCTGTGGTCGCTTTTGTCTGCTCTCTGGGCGGTTGATGAGAGTCTTGCATTCCTTTCTGCGTGGCGAGTGTTGCTTCTGGTGCTTGCTTTTGTGCTTGCGCGATATGGCGGGTTTTCTATTCGAAAGACGATTTCGGTTTTCCTCCTCTCGATGTCGATTCAGGCACTGCTCGCGCTTTCGCAGTGGGTCGGGCAGTTTGTTGCGCTGTCGACGCTGCTTGGTATGGCGGAACATGATCCTTCGCGGTGGGGGACATTTGTCTTGAAAACCGAGAACGGGCGATTCCTCCGCGCCTACGGCGGATTCGAGCATCCGAATGTGCTCGGTGGAGCGCTTGCGGTCGCGGCGCTTTTTGGCGGGTGGTTCTCAGTGACTGCGAAAAAGGTTTCTTTTCGAGCTGCTTCTTTGGGGGCGACCGCGCTTCTGAGTTTTGTGCTCGTACTCACGTTTTCACGGAGCGGATGGATGGGGTTTTTCTTTGGGACGGGAGTATTGTTTTTTGGATTCATTCGATGTCTGAAGTGCTCTCTTTTCTTGTCATTCCCGCGAAGGCGGGAATCTACGCTTTACCAAGATTCGGATGTGCCAAGAGAAAACTTTTCCGAAACGCGCCTTTCGACGGTTGATATTGCTGATAATTTTCCGAGAAAATCCTGCTTCAATTCATCCGGAGTCTTGTGGTATCTGGATTCCCGCCTTCGCGGGAATGACGGAAGGGGATGGGTAAGCAGTGTAGTTATTGTAGTTCTTTTGACCTTCATTTCTTATTCGGTGGCGTTTTTTCTTGTTCGCGATATCGCCCTAAGCCGATTTTCGGAGGCGACGCTTGTGCGTGAAGGTTCTCTCTCGGACCGAGAAATATTCCTTGATCAGGCATTTAGGACCATACGCGAACACCCGATTCTTGGTGTCGGTGGCGGGAATTTCACGGCGTTTTCGATGTGGCGGTTTCCGGATGTCGGGGATTTTGTCGGTGCGTTTCAGCCGGTGCATGTTGTGCCGATTCTGGTATGTGCTGAGCTCGGTTTGGTTGGGTTTCTGCTCTTTTCACGCATACTTCTTATCTGGCTCTTTTCAGCATGGAAAAGCAGGAATGCACTTTCGCTCGCGGTGTTTTGCGCGCTTCTACCTGTTCTCTTTCTTGATCACTGGCTCTGGAGCGGACACTTCGGCGTGATATTCCTTGGATTCCTTCTCGGAGTATGTGTGCGGGCGAATGCTGACGCTGAGTTGGAGATTATTCCAAGTGCACGTTCTCGGTCATTTCAGTGA